Proteins co-encoded in one Campylobacter concisus genomic window:
- the nth gene encoding endonuclease III yields MRTKKDILEIKRRLLEEFKDAKSELKFRNLYELLVCVMLSAQCTDKRVNLITPALFEAYKDVFELASANLASLKLMINSCSFFNNKAVNLIKMANSVVKLYNGEIPLDEEKLKALAGVGQKTAHVVLLEATNANVMAVDTHVFRVAHRLDLSHAKTPEATEADLSHAFKTDLGKLHQAMVLFGRYTCKAKKPLCHECILNDLCNSKDKII; encoded by the coding sequence ATGAGAACAAAAAAAGATATTTTAGAGATAAAAAGAAGACTTTTAGAAGAGTTTAAAGACGCCAAAAGCGAGCTTAAATTTAGAAATTTATATGAACTTCTTGTCTGCGTCATGCTCTCAGCCCAGTGCACAGACAAAAGGGTAAATTTGATCACACCTGCCCTATTTGAGGCGTATAAAGATGTTTTTGAGCTAGCTAGCGCAAATTTAGCAAGCCTAAAACTAATGATAAACTCGTGCAGCTTTTTTAATAACAAGGCGGTAAATTTAATCAAAATGGCAAACAGCGTGGTTAAGCTTTATAATGGAGAAATTCCGCTTGATGAAGAGAAGCTAAAAGCGCTTGCTGGAGTTGGACAAAAGACCGCTCATGTCGTACTTTTAGAAGCTACAAATGCAAATGTTATGGCTGTTGATACACACGTTTTTAGAGTGGCACACAGACTTGATCTTAGCCATGCAAAAACGCCAGAAGCTACTGAAGCTGATCTTAGCCATGCCTTTAAAACAGATCTTGGTAAGCTTCATCAAGCCATGGTACTCTTTGGACGTTACACCTGTAAAGCCAAAAAACCGCTTTGCCATGAGTGTATCTTAAATGATCTTTGTAACAGCAAGGACAAGATTATTTAA
- the dsbD gene encoding protein-disulfide reductase DsbD — MFLKFLFSLILFVGSLFAEVLDVSKAFVLTPSVDSQNVEVKFNFGKNIYLYKESFEIKLAGKKINELLNLPSSENTGEYEIYPKDFSIFIPLNLVKENLSNGKAILDINYQGCAKNGICYRPQSRIYEITDQAGKFSIATFKKEQKNDTDSFAEEFSSEQDIANGLGDKNFFISLLTFFGYGLLLSLTPCVFPMIPILSSIIVSKGANLNAKKGFLLSFIYVVAMSLAYALAGVAASLLGFGIAGALQNIYVLGAFAAIFVVLSFSMFGFYDIKLPAKFENLISKKSQNSSGYVGIFIMGFASALIVSPCVAAPLAGALLYIAQSGNIFYGGIMLFVMGLGMGVPLLIIGLSSGKLLPKPGSWMDEVKKIFGFLMLIMAIWILSRVLGEFFELLGYGIIGVFMAVYFGAFEVAEQSWAKFKKAFFILVFIYSVMLIVGSFLGSKEVFSPLSGLNLAKSDSALKFNSVKNLDELNEVIKNSTKPVLVDFYADWCASCKEIEKITFKDSDVMDALANFALIRIDVTNGGPQNDEMLRNFGLIDPPALLLFNGGNELNFLRTIGFIDAKNFLAKLEKIK; from the coding sequence ATGTTTTTAAAATTTCTTTTTTCACTTATTTTATTTGTAGGCTCGCTTTTTGCCGAGGTTTTAGATGTTAGCAAAGCCTTTGTTTTAACTCCAAGCGTTGATAGTCAAAATGTTGAAGTAAAATTTAACTTTGGTAAAAATATCTATCTTTATAAAGAGAGTTTTGAGATTAAGCTAGCTGGCAAAAAGATAAATGAGCTATTAAATTTGCCAAGTAGTGAAAATACGGGAGAATATGAAATTTATCCAAAAGATTTTTCGATTTTTATCCCATTAAATTTGGTAAAAGAAAATCTTTCAAATGGTAAAGCAATACTTGACATTAACTATCAAGGCTGTGCTAAAAACGGTATTTGCTACCGTCCACAAAGTAGAATTTATGAGATAACTGACCAAGCTGGAAAATTTAGTATCGCCACTTTTAAAAAAGAGCAAAAAAACGATACCGACAGCTTTGCTGAAGAATTTTCTAGCGAGCAAGATATCGCAAATGGTCTTGGAGATAAAAATTTTTTTATCTCACTTCTTACCTTTTTTGGTTATGGTCTCTTGCTTTCACTAACTCCTTGCGTCTTTCCGATGATACCGATACTTTCAAGCATAATCGTCTCAAAAGGTGCTAATTTAAATGCAAAAAAAGGCTTTTTATTATCATTCATTTATGTTGTCGCGATGAGCCTAGCTTATGCACTAGCTGGAGTGGCAGCTAGCCTACTTGGCTTTGGTATCGCAGGCGCTTTGCAAAATATCTATGTACTTGGCGCTTTTGCAGCCATTTTTGTCGTTTTAAGCTTTAGCATGTTTGGATTTTATGATATAAAATTGCCAGCAAAATTTGAAAATTTAATAAGTAAAAAATCGCAAAATAGCTCAGGCTATGTTGGAATTTTTATTATGGGTTTTGCCTCAGCTCTCATTGTGTCGCCTTGCGTTGCAGCACCACTAGCGGGCGCGCTTCTTTATATCGCTCAAAGTGGAAATATCTTTTATGGTGGCATTATGCTTTTTGTCATGGGGCTTGGCATGGGAGTGCCACTACTTATTATCGGACTAAGCTCTGGAAAGCTATTGCCAAAACCTGGTAGTTGGATGGATGAAGTGAAAAAAATCTTTGGTTTTTTAATGCTCATAATGGCGATTTGGATCCTTTCGCGTGTGCTTGGAGAATTTTTTGAGCTATTAGGATATGGCATTATAGGCGTTTTTATGGCGGTTTATTTTGGGGCATTTGAAGTAGCAGAGCAAAGCTGGGCTAAGTTTAAAAAAGCGTTTTTTATCTTGGTTTTTATATATTCAGTTATGCTAATAGTTGGTTCATTTTTGGGCTCAAAGGAGGTTTTTTCTCCACTTTCTGGACTAAATTTGGCAAAAAGTGATAGTGCATTAAAATTTAATTCCGTTAAAAATTTAGATGAACTAAATGAGGTAATAAAAAACTCAACCAAACCCGTTCTAGTAGATTTTTATGCTGATTGGTGTGCAAGCTGTAAAGAGATAGAAAAGATCACTTTTAAAGATAGCGATGTTATGGATGCTTTGGCAAATTTTGCACTTATTCGTATCGATGTAACAAATGGTGGACCACAAAATGATGAAATGCTAAGAAATTTTGGGCTTATTGATCCGCCTGCACTCTTGTTATTTAATGGTGGCAACGAGCTAAATTTTCTTAGAACTATCGGCTTTATAGATGCTAAAAATTTTCTAGCAAAGCTTGAGAAGATTAAATAA
- the ppk2 gene encoding polyphosphate kinase 2: MSKDKKHQKSEKLGYEEELRLLQIELLKFQNYVKEKGLRVLMLMEGRDAAGKGGTIKRLTEHLNPRGCRIVALAKPSDVEKTQWYFQRYVTHLPSAGEIVIFDRSWYNRAGVEPVMGFCTQEEHKEFLREVPKFEEMIINSGIIFFKIYLSITKDEQKKRFKERQNDPLKQFKISPVDQKAQELWDQYSIAKYSMLLASHNSISPWVIVSSDNKKEARLNVFKFILSHVEYPKKINDYLEFDKNVVRDGSEEIKRIEEGLNKDKLKSID, encoded by the coding sequence ATGTCAAAAGACAAAAAACACCAAAAAAGTGAGAAACTTGGCTATGAGGAAGAGCTTAGACTACTTCAAATTGAACTTTTAAAATTTCAAAATTACGTAAAAGAAAAAGGCCTTAGAGTACTTATGTTAATGGAAGGGCGCGACGCAGCCGGTAAAGGAGGAACGATAAAACGCCTAACTGAGCATCTAAATCCAAGAGGTTGCCGTATAGTAGCGCTTGCTAAGCCAAGTGATGTCGAAAAAACGCAGTGGTATTTTCAAAGATATGTGACTCATCTGCCAAGTGCTGGAGAGATCGTGATCTTTGATAGAAGTTGGTACAATAGAGCTGGTGTTGAGCCAGTGATGGGCTTTTGCACGCAAGAAGAGCATAAGGAATTTTTACGTGAAGTGCCAAAATTTGAAGAGATGATCATAAACTCTGGCATAATTTTCTTTAAAATTTATCTTTCAATCACAAAAGATGAGCAGAAAAAACGCTTCAAAGAGAGGCAAAATGATCCGTTAAAGCAATTTAAAATTTCACCCGTTGATCAAAAAGCACAAGAGCTTTGGGATCAATACTCTATCGCCAAATACTCAATGCTTCTTGCCTCTCACAATAGCATTTCGCCATGGGTCATTGTCTCAAGCGATAACAAAAAAGAAGCTAGGCTAAATGTCTTTAAATTTATCCTAAGTCACGTTGAATATCCAAAAAAGATAAATGACTACTTGGAATTTGACAAAAACGTCGTAAGAGACGGAAGTGAAGAGATAAAACGCATAGAAGAAGGGCTAAATAAAGATAAGTTAAAGAGTATCGATTAA
- a CDS encoding trehalose-6-phosphate synthase — protein MYLFFLITHLICAIVFIGYVFFDVCIYPFAKKTVDVKTLEIVKKAYTKGSAKVFGTAFLLLLISGAYMAKDYFGGELGWWQSNFQKLLLIKIFVLLIMCLVTFISVFNVVLLKKPDPFGKFSHLIALVLCLIMVILAKVMWWA, from the coding sequence ATGTATTTATTTTTTTTGATTACTCATTTAATTTGTGCCATTGTATTTATAGGATACGTATTTTTCGATGTTTGCATATATCCGTTTGCTAAAAAAACTGTTGATGTTAAAACCCTTGAAATAGTTAAAAAGGCCTACACAAAAGGCAGCGCAAAGGTTTTTGGCACAGCATTTTTATTGCTTTTAATAAGTGGCGCTTATATGGCAAAAGACTATTTTGGAGGCGAGCTTGGCTGGTGGCAAAGCAACTTTCAAAAGCTACTGCTTATAAAAATTTTTGTTTTACTTATAATGTGCCTTGTAACTTTTATCTCTGTTTTTAATGTCGTTCTTTTAAAAAAGCCTGATCCATTTGGTAAATTTTCACATTTAATAGCTCTAGTGCTTTGCCTGATAATGGTCATTTTAGCAAAAGTAATGTGGTGGGCTTAA